In one Pseudomonas fitomaticsae genomic region, the following are encoded:
- a CDS encoding MFS transporter: MTATTHAMTRGMVLLFAFCCGAIVANIYYAQPIIGLIAPDIGLTDTMASFIVSLTQIGYALGLFFLVPLADLLENRRLMIITTVVAIASLLGAAFTDQPNVFLLISLLVGFSSVSVQVLIPLAAHLAPEESRGRVVGGIMGGLLLGILLARPVSSVVADHLGWRAMFMIAAALMAAISVVLALTVPKRQPDHSASYGQLLGSLWTLLRKQPVLRQRAFYQACMFATFSLFWTAVPLELARNHGLSQSEIAIFALVGAIGAIAAPISGRLADAGHTRVASLLAMLFASLSFLPAFIHPAYSVIGLAVTGVVLDFCVQMNMVLGQRAVYSLDAKSRGRLNALYMTSIFVGGAFGSSVASAVYEHGGWLWIVIVGSAFPLLALLRFLSASQKPVLATA, translated from the coding sequence ATGACCGCCACAACTCACGCAATGACCCGAGGCATGGTGCTGCTGTTCGCTTTCTGCTGCGGCGCCATCGTTGCCAACATCTACTACGCCCAGCCGATCATCGGCCTGATCGCGCCGGACATTGGCCTGACCGACACCATGGCCAGCTTCATCGTGTCGCTGACCCAGATCGGCTATGCGCTGGGCCTGTTCTTCCTTGTGCCGCTGGCGGACCTGCTGGAAAACCGCCGCCTGATGATCATCACCACCGTAGTGGCGATTGCCAGCCTGCTCGGCGCAGCGTTTACCGATCAACCGAATGTGTTCCTGCTGATTTCGTTGCTGGTGGGTTTCAGCTCGGTGTCGGTGCAGGTGCTGATTCCATTGGCGGCGCACTTGGCGCCGGAAGAATCCCGTGGCCGGGTGGTCGGCGGGATCATGGGCGGTTTGCTGCTGGGAATTCTACTGGCGCGGCCGGTGTCGAGCGTGGTCGCCGACCATCTCGGCTGGCGGGCGATGTTCATGATCGCAGCAGCCTTGATGGCAGCGATCAGCGTGGTGCTGGCGTTGACCGTGCCCAAGCGTCAGCCAGATCACAGTGCTTCTTACGGCCAACTGCTCGGCTCGTTGTGGACGCTGCTGCGCAAACAACCGGTGCTGCGTCAGCGCGCGTTTTACCAGGCCTGCATGTTCGCCACGTTCAGCCTGTTCTGGACCGCCGTGCCGCTGGAACTGGCGCGCAACCATGGCCTGTCCCAGAGTGAAATCGCAATCTTCGCCCTGGTCGGCGCGATCGGTGCCATCGCCGCGCCGATCAGCGGACGCCTGGCCGACGCCGGTCACACCCGCGTTGCCTCGCTGCTGGCCATGCTGTTCGCCAGCCTGAGCTTCCTGCCCGCCTTCATCCATCCGGCCTACAGCGTGATCGGCCTGGCCGTGACCGGCGTGGTACTCGACTTCTGCGTACAGATGAACATGGTGCTCGGCCAGCGCGCGGTCTACTCCCTCGACGCCAAAAGCCGCGGCCGCCTCAACGCGCTGTACATGACCAGCATCTTCGTCGGCGGCGCCTTCGGCTCGTCGGTAGCCAGTGCGGTGTACGAGCATGGCGGCTGGTTGTGGATCGTGATCGTTGGCAGCGCGTTCCCGCTGCTGGCGCTGCTGCGGTTTTTGAGTGCTTCGCAAAAACCTGTTCTGGCAACGGCCTAG
- a CDS encoding urea transporter, with the protein MPANHFNTHCPDWAEALLNGFSQIFLQRHPLCGLLCLLAILFTAPVLFAGALLGAVAGLLTAQRRNYAKADRQAGLFSYNGVLVGLLLSLYFPWSPMLPPLILAAGGLSAMITQQWLKRARLTEYLPAYTAPFVLLSWVFLCFAEPLSAAPALELNTVNLLGAALKGFGQVMFLDHPLAGGLIAAGLLIADRRAFAWALLASAIGLGSSLLHHDSQVALLGLGGYNAVLAALAFSAQRQQPWLPVFGIGLALLLTPLFSALGLATLTAPFILACWLLRTGIRLMRQPQINVAPCTNGENQPRLR; encoded by the coding sequence ATGCCTGCCAATCATTTCAACACCCACTGCCCTGACTGGGCCGAAGCGTTGCTCAACGGCTTCAGTCAAATTTTCCTCCAGCGCCATCCGCTGTGTGGACTCCTGTGCCTTTTGGCCATTTTATTCACCGCGCCGGTGCTGTTCGCCGGCGCGCTGCTCGGTGCGGTCGCCGGTTTGCTCACCGCGCAACGGCGCAACTACGCCAAGGCGGATCGCCAGGCCGGACTGTTCAGCTACAACGGCGTGCTGGTCGGCCTGTTGCTGAGCCTGTATTTCCCCTGGTCGCCGATGCTGCCACCGCTGATTCTGGCGGCCGGTGGTCTGAGCGCGATGATCACGCAGCAATGGCTCAAACGCGCACGCCTCACCGAGTACCTGCCCGCCTACACTGCGCCGTTCGTGCTGCTGAGCTGGGTGTTCCTGTGTTTCGCCGAGCCTTTGTCCGCCGCACCGGCGCTTGAACTGAATACCGTGAACCTGCTCGGCGCCGCCCTGAAAGGCTTCGGTCAGGTGATGTTCCTCGACCATCCGTTGGCCGGTGGATTGATCGCCGCCGGTTTGCTGATCGCCGATCGCCGGGCCTTTGCCTGGGCGCTGCTGGCTTCGGCGATTGGCTTGGGTTCCAGTCTGTTGCACCACGACAGCCAGGTCGCGCTGCTGGGTCTGGGGGGTTACAACGCTGTGCTCGCCGCCCTCGCCTTCAGCGCCCAGCGCCAGCAACCGTGGCTGCCGGTGTTCGGCATCGGCCTGGCGCTGCTGCTGACGCCGCTGTTCAGTGCCCTGGGTCTGGCGACCCTCACGGCACCGTTCATTCTCGCCTGCTGGCTGCTGCGCACCGGCATTCGCCTGATGCGCCAACCGCAGATCAACGTCGCGCCTTGCACTAACGGGGAGAATCAACCTAGGCTGCGCTGA
- a CDS encoding glycerate kinase type-2 family protein: MSVDPQQLLRELFATAIDAAHPNQVLEAHLPADRTGRVIVIGAGKAAAAMAQVVERCWEGEVSGLVVTRYGHGAPCEKIEVVEAAHPVPDAAGLAVAKRVLELVSNLTEDDRVIFLLSGGGSALLALPAEGITLADKQSINKALLKSGATIGEMNCVRKHLSAIKGGRLGKACWPATVYTYAISDVPGDLATVIASGPTVADPSTSAEALAIIKRYGIEIPASVRTWLQSPESETVKPGDPSLARSHFQLIARPQQSLDAAAVKCRQAGFSTLILGDLEGESREVAKVHAGIARQIIHHGQPLAAPCVILSGGETTVTVRGNGRGGRNAEFLLSLTDSLKGQPGVYALAGDTDGIDGSEDNAGAIMTPDSYARAAALGLSASDELDNNNGYGYFAALDALIVTEPTRTNVNDFRAILILESSKS, encoded by the coding sequence ATGTCGGTCGATCCGCAACAACTGCTGCGCGAGCTGTTTGCCACAGCCATCGACGCGGCCCATCCGAACCAGGTCCTCGAAGCGCATCTGCCGGCAGATCGCACAGGTCGCGTGATCGTCATCGGCGCCGGCAAGGCTGCCGCTGCCATGGCGCAAGTGGTCGAGCGCTGCTGGGAAGGTGAAGTCTCGGGCCTTGTGGTGACCCGCTACGGTCACGGCGCCCCGTGCGAAAAAATCGAAGTGGTCGAAGCCGCGCACCCGGTGCCGGACGCTGCCGGTCTGGCCGTGGCCAAACGCGTGCTGGAACTGGTCAGCAACCTGACCGAAGACGACCGCGTGATCTTCCTGTTGTCCGGTGGTGGCTCTGCCCTGCTGGCGCTGCCGGCCGAAGGCATCACCCTGGCCGACAAACAGTCGATCAACAAAGCCCTGCTCAAATCCGGCGCGACCATCGGCGAGATGAACTGCGTGCGCAAGCACCTCTCGGCGATCAAGGGCGGACGCCTGGGCAAGGCCTGCTGGCCAGCGACTGTTTATACCTACGCGATTTCCGATGTGCCGGGCGACCTCGCCACGGTCATCGCCTCCGGCCCGACCGTGGCCGACCCGAGCACCAGCGCCGAAGCGCTGGCGATCATCAAGCGCTACGGCATCGAGATTCCGGCCTCCGTGCGCACCTGGCTGCAAAGCCCGGAATCGGAAACCGTCAAACCCGGTGATCCGAGCCTGGCCCGCAGTCACTTCCAGTTGATCGCCCGCCCTCAGCAATCGCTGGATGCCGCGGCGGTGAAATGCCGTCAGGCCGGTTTCAGCACGCTGATCCTCGGCGACCTGGAAGGCGAATCCCGCGAAGTGGCGAAAGTCCACGCCGGCATCGCGCGCCAGATCATTCATCACGGCCAGCCGCTGGCAGCGCCGTGCGTGATTCTCTCCGGCGGCGAAACCACCGTGACCGTGCGTGGCAATGGCCGTGGCGGACGCAACGCCGAATTCCTCCTCAGCCTCACCGACAGCCTCAAGGGCCAGCCCGGCGTCTATGCGCTGGCCGGTGACACCGACGGCATCGACGGCTCGGAAGACAACGCCGGCGCGATCATGACCCCGGACAGCTACGCCCGCGCCGCCGCCCTCGGCCTGAGCGCCAGCGACGAGCTGGATAACAACAACGGTTACGGCTACTTCGCGGCGCTCGATGCGCTGATCGTCACCGAGCCGACCCGCACCAACGTCAACGACTTCCGCGCCATCCTGATCCTCGAGAGCTCTAAATCATGA
- a CDS encoding DUF5666 domain-containing protein, which yields MFRQLLRHTTTIALISLLGATAVQAAEAPGMRMGVRGEITGVSPDSLKVHVNSGENVVIQLTPDTKVRAVTLANIEDIKPGSYIGSAAIPQEDGTLKALEVHVFPPELAGSGDGHRPFDLAKGSSMTNGSVGDLVVSNGRVLTVNYKGGQQKILVPEDVPIVNLTPGDRSLLKVGVKIVTFVTQSADGTLTAQSISAGKDGVKPPM from the coding sequence ATGTTTCGTCAGTTGCTTCGCCACACCACAACGATTGCCCTGATCAGTCTGCTCGGCGCCACTGCTGTGCAGGCCGCCGAAGCGCCCGGCATGCGCATGGGCGTGCGCGGCGAGATCACCGGGGTCAGCCCCGACTCGCTCAAGGTTCACGTCAACAGCGGTGAAAACGTGGTGATCCAGTTGACCCCGGACACCAAGGTTCGCGCGGTCACCCTGGCCAATATCGAAGACATCAAGCCCGGCAGCTACATCGGTTCGGCTGCCATTCCCCAGGAGGATGGCACGCTCAAGGCGCTGGAGGTTCATGTCTTCCCACCGGAACTGGCCGGCAGCGGCGATGGCCATCGGCCGTTCGACCTGGCCAAGGGCAGCAGCATGACCAATGGCAGCGTCGGTGATCTGGTGGTGAGTAACGGCCGGGTGCTGACCGTCAACTACAAGGGCGGCCAGCAGAAGATTCTGGTTCCCGAGGACGTGCCGATCGTCAACCTGACGCCGGGCGATCGCAGTTTGCTCAAGGTGGGCGTGAAGATCGTCACCTTCGTGACCCAGAGCGCGGACGGCACGCTGACGGCGCAGTCCATCTCCGCCGGCAAGGATGGCGTCAAGCCGCCCATGTAG
- a CDS encoding cytochrome c-type biogenesis protein encodes MKRFLAAMVLGLSLAGVAHAAIDTYEFAKEGDRERFRELTKELRCPKCQNQDIADSNAPIAADLRKEIFRMLGEGKDNQQIIDFMVDRYGDFVRYKPALNAKTALLWFGPAGLLLGGFVVIAVIVRRRRGQRAETPQSLSPEERQRLDQLLDKNQE; translated from the coding sequence ATGAAGCGCTTCTTAGCTGCCATGGTGCTGGGCTTGAGCCTGGCCGGTGTGGCCCACGCCGCCATCGATACTTACGAGTTCGCCAAAGAAGGCGATCGCGAGCGCTTCCGCGAACTGACCAAGGAACTGCGCTGCCCCAAGTGCCAGAACCAGGACATCGCCGATTCCAACGCGCCGATTGCCGCCGACCTGCGCAAAGAGATTTTCCGCATGCTCGGCGAGGGCAAGGACAATCAGCAGATCATCGACTTCATGGTCGACCGCTACGGTGATTTCGTCCGCTACAAACCGGCGCTCAATGCCAAGACCGCGCTGCTGTGGTTTGGCCCTGCGGGACTGCTGCTGGGCGGTTTTGTCGTCATCGCGGTGATCGTCCGCCGTCGTCGCGGGCAACGCGCCGAGACGCCGCAATCGCTGTCCCCTGAAGAGCGTCAGCGCCTCGACCAACTGTTGGATAAAAACCAAGAATGA
- the pyk gene encoding pyruvate kinase, giving the protein MTPDKKVKILATLGPAVDGIEDIRELVEAGVNIFRLNFSHGDHADHAKRYQWIREVERQLNYPLGILMDLQGPKLRVGKFADGKVQLHRGQAFRLDLDATPGDERRVNLPHPEIIAALEAGMDLLLDDGKLRLRVVTKYTDAIDTTVLNGGELSDRKGVNVPQAVLDLSPLTTKDRRDLSFGLELGVDWVALSFVQRPQDIIEARELIGDKAFLMAKIEKPSAVEQLREIAELSDAIMVARGDLGVEVPAESVPQIQKNIITTCRQLGKPVVVATQMLESMRFSPAPTRAEVTDVANAVAEGADAVMLSAETASGEYPLEAVQMMSKIIRQVENGPDYQTQLDVSRPKAEATVSDAISCAIRRISNVLPVAVLVNYSESGASSLRAARERPKAPILNLTPNLQTARRLSVAWGIHSVVNDRLRQVDEVCSTALEIAQAQGMAERGDTLLITAGVPFGQPGSTNSLRIETLI; this is encoded by the coding sequence ATGACGCCTGATAAAAAGGTCAAAATCCTCGCCACCCTCGGGCCTGCCGTCGACGGCATCGAAGACATCCGCGAGCTGGTCGAGGCCGGGGTCAATATCTTCCGCCTCAACTTCAGCCACGGCGATCACGCCGACCACGCCAAGCGCTATCAGTGGATCCGCGAAGTCGAGCGCCAGCTCAACTATCCGCTCGGGATCCTGATGGACCTGCAAGGGCCGAAACTGCGGGTCGGCAAGTTCGCTGACGGCAAGGTTCAGTTGCATCGCGGTCAGGCCTTCCGCCTCGATCTGGACGCAACACCGGGCGACGAGCGCCGGGTGAACCTGCCGCATCCGGAGATCATCGCCGCGCTGGAAGCCGGGATGGATCTGCTGCTCGATGACGGCAAACTGCGCCTGCGGGTCGTGACCAAATACACCGACGCGATCGACACCACCGTACTCAATGGCGGCGAGCTGTCGGATCGCAAAGGCGTGAACGTGCCACAAGCGGTGCTCGACCTGAGCCCGCTGACCACCAAGGATCGTCGCGACCTGAGCTTCGGTCTGGAGCTGGGTGTGGACTGGGTCGCGCTGTCGTTCGTGCAGCGTCCGCAAGACATCATCGAGGCCCGCGAACTGATCGGCGACAAGGCATTCCTGATGGCGAAAATCGAGAAGCCGTCGGCCGTCGAGCAACTGCGCGAGATCGCCGAACTGAGCGACGCGATCATGGTGGCTCGCGGTGACCTGGGCGTGGAAGTGCCGGCCGAAAGCGTGCCGCAGATCCAGAAAAACATCATCACGACCTGCCGTCAGCTCGGCAAACCGGTGGTGGTGGCAACGCAGATGCTCGAGTCGATGCGTTTCTCCCCGGCGCCGACCCGCGCCGAAGTCACCGACGTGGCCAACGCCGTGGCCGAAGGCGCCGATGCGGTGATGCTGTCGGCAGAAACCGCGTCCGGCGAGTACCCGCTGGAAGCCGTGCAGATGATGAGCAAGATCATCCGCCAGGTGGAGAACGGTCCGGACTACCAGACCCAACTCGACGTCAGCCGCCCGAAAGCCGAAGCGACCGTGTCCGATGCAATCAGCTGCGCGATTCGCCGGATCAGCAACGTGCTGCCGGTGGCGGTGCTGGTCAACTACAGCGAGTCCGGCGCATCGAGTCTGCGTGCCGCGCGGGAGCGGCCGAAAGCGCCGATCCTCAACCTGACGCCGAACCTGCAGACCGCCCGCCGGTTGAGCGTGGCGTGGGGCATTCATTCGGTGGTCAATGATCGCCTGCGTCAGGTGGACGAGGTGTGCTCGACCGCGCTGGAAATCGCTCAGGCTCAAGGTATGGCCGAGCGTGGCGATACGTTGCTGATCACCGCGGGTGTGCCGTTCGGGCAGCCGGGGTCGACTAATTCGCTGCGGATCGAAACATTGATTTAA
- a CDS encoding helix-turn-helix domain-containing protein — MSTVIHPSISLPVEREVKAAIEGQRALAAYLATHFETQHIQIFDEQNEAHRVELPTSALRLLIDILAELAAGNAVQVVPVHAELTTQEAADLLNVSRPHLIKLLESGELSYHKTGKHRRVRFADLMDYKTRRTTVSEQAMALLAEQAQALRTGYE; from the coding sequence ATGTCGACCGTTATTCATCCCTCCATCAGCCTCCCCGTAGAACGCGAAGTCAAAGCCGCCATTGAAGGACAGCGTGCCCTGGCTGCTTACCTTGCGACCCATTTCGAGACCCAGCACATTCAGATTTTCGACGAGCAGAACGAAGCTCATCGCGTCGAACTGCCCACCTCGGCCCTGCGTCTGCTGATCGACATTCTGGCGGAGCTGGCAGCCGGCAACGCGGTGCAGGTCGTACCGGTGCATGCCGAATTGACGACCCAGGAAGCCGCCGACCTGCTCAACGTCTCACGTCCACACCTCATAAAACTGCTGGAAAGCGGCGAGTTGTCCTACCACAAAACAGGCAAGCACCGACGTGTGCGTTTTGCCGATCTGATGGACTATAAGACCCGGCGCACCACCGTCAGCGAGCAGGCAATGGCGCTTCTCGCAGAGCAAGCTCAGGCGTTAAGGACAGGATACGAGTGA
- a CDS encoding sulfate ABC transporter substrate-binding protein has protein sequence MKKLFGASLLAAGLAFGSVAQAAPTLLNVSYDVMRDFYKDYNAAFQKHWQAEHKEDITVQMSFGGSSKQARSVIDGLPADVITMNMATDINALADNGQLVPKDWVTRLPNNSAPFTSATVFIVRKGNPKALKDWPDLLKDGVQVIVPNPKTSGNGRYTYLSAWGYVLKNGGDENKAKDFVGKLFKQAPVLDTGGRAATTTFMTNQIGDVLVTFENEAEMIAREFGRDQFEVIYPSVSAEAEPPVSVVDKVVEKKGSRAAAEEYLKFLWSPEGQEIAAANYLRPRDPAVLAKYTDRFPKVDFLSVEKTFGDWRTVQKTHFNDGGIFDQIYSGQ, from the coding sequence GTGAAAAAACTCTTTGGCGCCTCACTTCTCGCCGCTGGTCTTGCCTTCGGCAGCGTGGCTCAGGCCGCACCGACCCTGCTCAACGTTTCCTACGACGTGATGCGCGATTTCTACAAGGACTACAACGCTGCGTTCCAGAAACACTGGCAAGCCGAGCACAAGGAAGACATCACCGTGCAGATGTCTTTCGGCGGTTCGAGCAAGCAAGCCCGTTCGGTGATCGATGGCCTGCCGGCTGACGTCATCACCATGAACATGGCCACCGACATCAACGCCCTCGCCGATAACGGCCAACTGGTGCCGAAGGACTGGGTCACCCGCCTGCCGAACAACAGCGCGCCGTTCACCTCGGCCACCGTGTTCATCGTGCGCAAAGGCAACCCGAAAGCCCTGAAAGACTGGCCGGACCTGCTCAAGGACGGCGTGCAGGTGATCGTGCCGAACCCGAAAACATCGGGCAACGGCCGCTACACCTACCTGTCGGCCTGGGGCTACGTGCTGAAAAACGGCGGTGACGAGAACAAAGCGAAAGACTTCGTCGGCAAGCTGTTCAAGCAGGCGCCGGTGCTGGATACCGGTGGCCGCGCCGCCACCACCACGTTCATGACCAACCAGATCGGCGACGTGCTGGTGACCTTCGAAAACGAAGCCGAAATGATCGCCCGCGAGTTCGGCCGCGACCAGTTCGAAGTCATCTACCCAAGCGTCTCCGCCGAAGCCGAGCCGCCGGTGTCGGTGGTCGACAAAGTGGTCGAGAAGAAAGGCTCCCGCGCCGCTGCCGAGGAATACCTGAAGTTCCTGTGGTCGCCGGAAGGTCAGGAAATCGCGGCCGCCAACTACCTGCGTCCACGTGACCCGGCGGTACTGGCCAAGTACACCGACCGTTTCCCGAAAGTCGACTTCCTGTCGGTCGAGAAGACCTTCGGCGACTGGCGCACCGTGCAGAAGACCCACTTCAACGATGGCGGGATCTTCGACCAGATCTACAGCGGCCAGTAA
- a CDS encoding PIN domain-containing protein gives MRHSSFTALYDACVLYPAPLRDFLMWLALSGRFRARWTQEIHCEWKRNLLKNRPDLTMEQLDRTSGLMDQAIPDACVHDYEDLIAGLTLPDCDDRHVLAAAIRCGASVIVTFNQKDFPCKALEPFGIEAQHPDEFVDNLLGLDPAAVVAAAQKQRRQLKMPAMDVEPFLDLLQRQGLIKSVQALSSYHAIL, from the coding sequence GTGAGGCATTCCTCTTTTACCGCTTTGTACGATGCATGCGTCTTGTACCCCGCCCCCTTGAGAGACTTCCTCATGTGGCTTGCCCTCTCGGGACGATTTCGGGCGCGATGGACCCAGGAGATTCACTGCGAATGGAAACGCAATCTGCTGAAGAACCGACCTGACCTGACGATGGAACAGCTGGATCGTACGTCCGGCCTGATGGATCAAGCGATACCCGACGCCTGTGTCCATGACTATGAAGACCTGATTGCCGGCCTCACCTTGCCCGACTGCGATGATCGTCACGTTCTGGCAGCGGCCATCCGTTGCGGCGCAAGCGTGATAGTAACCTTCAACCAGAAAGACTTTCCCTGCAAAGCGCTGGAGCCTTTCGGCATCGAAGCGCAACATCCGGATGAGTTCGTCGACAACCTCTTGGGGCTTGATCCGGCAGCAGTGGTTGCAGCGGCGCAAAAGCAGCGTCGGCAGTTGAAAATGCCCGCCATGGACGTCGAACCTTTTCTTGATCTACTGCAACGACAAGGCCTGATTAAATCGGTCCAGGCACTCAGCAGTTATCACGCGATTCTTTGA
- a CDS encoding ion transporter has translation MNGNNTWRDRLYVIIFQTDTVAGRRFDKTLLLIIFASLVIVILDSIDEVHQNYADVLAYIEWGFTIIFLGEYLLRLYCSPKPLRYAFSFYGLVDLLAIVPGILALYYSDAQYLLIIRVIRMLRIFRVLKLGPYLKQAHYLLDALRGSKQKILVFLLSVCTLVTVFGTLMYVVEGPEHGFTSIPKGIYWAIVTLTTVGYGDIVPRTVLGQVISSLVMITGYSIIAVPTGIFTAELATAMRGGQLQHDCPVCKKNSHEHEASFCSRCGNALFNKME, from the coding sequence ATGAACGGCAACAACACGTGGCGTGATCGCCTGTACGTGATCATTTTCCAGACCGATACGGTGGCCGGCCGCCGTTTCGACAAGACCCTGCTGCTGATCATCTTCGCTAGTCTGGTGATCGTGATCCTCGACAGCATCGATGAAGTCCACCAGAACTACGCCGATGTGCTGGCGTACATCGAATGGGGCTTCACGATCATCTTCCTCGGCGAGTACCTGCTGCGCCTGTACTGCTCGCCCAAACCTCTGCGCTACGCCTTCAGTTTCTACGGGCTGGTGGATTTGCTGGCGATCGTGCCGGGCATCCTCGCGCTGTATTACAGCGATGCCCAGTACCTGCTGATCATCCGGGTGATCCGGATGCTGCGGATCTTCCGTGTGCTCAAGCTCGGCCCGTACCTGAAGCAGGCGCATTACCTGCTCGACGCCCTGCGCGGCAGCAAGCAGAAAATCCTCGTGTTCCTGCTCAGCGTCTGCACCCTGGTCACGGTGTTCGGCACCCTGATGTACGTGGTCGAAGGCCCGGAGCACGGCTTCACCAGCATTCCCAAAGGCATCTATTGGGCTATCGTGACCCTGACCACCGTGGGTTACGGCGACATCGTGCCGAGGACCGTTCTCGGCCAGGTGATTTCGTCGCTGGTGATGATCACCGGTTATTCGATCATCGCCGTGCCGACCGGGATTTTCACCGCTGAACTGGCCACCGCCATGCGCGGCGGTCAGCTGCAACACGACTGCCCCGTGTGCAAGAAAAACAGCCATGAACACGAAGCGTCGTTCTGCTCCCGTTGCGGCAATGCGCTGTTCAATAAAATGGAATAA
- the ccmI gene encoding c-type cytochrome biogenesis protein CcmI, whose product MIDFWLAAGLLLLVALSFLLIPVLRERRAQREEDRTALNVALYQERVAELQSQQAEGVLDAAQMDSGRAEAARELLADTEGVAPARVSRLGKPLPLLAALLVPVLGLGLYLHFGASDKVELTREFAQAPQSMEEMTQRLERAVAAQPDSAEGVYFLGRTYMAQDRPADAAKMFERAVNLAGRQPELLGQWAQAQYFADNKKWSDKVQTLTDEALKADPKEVTSLGLLGIAAFEGERYQEAIDYWNRLLAQLPPQDKSREALLGGITRATEKLQASGGKVAQAPAAKAAALLKVRVDLASELKAKVQPGDSVFIFARATSGPPAPLAAKRLTVADLPVTVELGDADAMMPQLKLSNFPEVQLVARISRAGQPTAGEWVGRSGPLASSTTAPQTLTIDSPDK is encoded by the coding sequence ATGATTGATTTCTGGCTTGCCGCAGGGCTGTTGCTTCTGGTCGCCCTGAGTTTCCTGCTGATCCCCGTCCTGCGTGAACGTCGCGCCCAGCGTGAAGAGGATCGAACCGCTCTCAACGTCGCCCTGTATCAGGAACGCGTCGCCGAACTGCAATCGCAGCAGGCCGAAGGCGTACTCGATGCCGCGCAAATGGACAGCGGCCGTGCCGAAGCCGCCCGTGAGTTGCTGGCTGACACCGAAGGTGTGGCGCCGGCGCGGGTTTCGCGTCTGGGCAAGCCGTTGCCTTTGCTGGCAGCCTTGTTGGTACCGGTGTTGGGCCTCGGTCTGTACTTGCACTTTGGCGCGAGCGACAAGGTCGAGTTGACCCGCGAGTTCGCTCAGGCGCCGCAGTCGATGGAAGAGATGACCCAGCGTCTGGAGCGCGCAGTCGCGGCGCAACCGGATTCGGCTGAAGGTGTGTATTTCCTCGGCCGTACCTATATGGCCCAGGATCGTCCGGCGGACGCGGCGAAGATGTTCGAACGCGCGGTCAATCTCGCCGGTCGACAGCCGGAACTGCTCGGCCAGTGGGCGCAGGCCCAGTACTTTGCCGACAACAAAAAATGGTCGGACAAGGTTCAGACCCTGACCGATGAAGCGCTGAAAGCCGATCCGAAAGAAGTCACCAGCCTCGGCCTGTTGGGCATCGCCGCGTTCGAAGGCGAGCGTTATCAGGAAGCCATCGACTACTGGAACCGTCTGCTGGCGCAATTGCCGCCGCAGGACAAATCCCGCGAGGCCCTGCTGGGCGGCATCACCCGCGCCACTGAAAAACTGCAAGCCAGCGGCGGCAAGGTTGCCCAGGCGCCGGCGGCGAAAGCGGCTGCGCTGTTGAAAGTGCGTGTCGATCTGGCCAGCGAGCTCAAAGCCAAGGTGCAACCGGGCGACAGCGTGTTCATTTTTGCCCGCGCCACTTCGGGCCCGCCGGCACCGCTGGCAGCCAAGCGCCTGACCGTCGCCGATCTGCCGGTGACCGTCGAACTTGGCGATGCCGACGCGATGATGCCGCAATTGAAACTGTCGAACTTCCCCGAAGTCCAATTGGTTGCGCGCATCTCCCGTGCCGGTCAGCCGACCGCCGGTGAGTGGGTCGGTCGCAGCGGGCCTCTGGCCAGCAGCACCACCGCGCCGCAGACACTGACCATCGACAGCCCGGACAAATAG